Proteins from one Salmo salar chromosome ssa07, Ssal_v3.1, whole genome shotgun sequence genomic window:
- the LOC106595406 gene encoding uncharacterized protein, with the protein MASNFIPLYILGVVLILYIVKADEYNKTGLDDNDGSDPIPTTTLTATPATPSAAQNNPTVTTLVQPDYRDSNLTNNITVGSRDGNQTQDQNQNQDQNEDVGVGTSRDDVTTVAAETTPSGATNGRSEEVQLDGTVSNDAITTSSPVLIESTGRGSSATAGYVILFLILLVIVCLVVVLYFQRKKSRKYSFDLAGNDHDTPLTCVEQAGTFEPNEKAGGFDYVIESGGDDHQAMGPVANGSAGEARSAGENGEKQGHGDSDGDSFDNFCGHAITLTPTVKRVGFSLDMSDRQSDKSDNGEQNGNNNNVAVGMTPEPPGLTFDPVGPGDVFTEISLDI; encoded by the exons ATGGCATCGAACTTCATTCCCCTTTATATCCTGG gTGTGGTACTGATCCTCTACATAGTCAAAGCAGACGAGTATAATAAAACAGGGCTCGACGACAACGATGGCAGTGACCCCATCCCCACTACCACCCTTACTGCCACTCCTGCTACCCCCTCAGCCGCTCAGAACAATCCTACAGTTACTACCTTGGTCCAGCCAGACTACCGTGACTCTAACCTTACCAACAACATCACCGTCGGCAGTAGAGATGGCAACCAAACCCAAGACCAGAACCAGAACCAAGACCAGAACGAAGATGTGGGTGTTGGAACCTCGCGGGACGACGTGACAACGGTTGCCGCGGAAACCACGCCGTCGGGGGCGACCAACGGCCGATCTGAGGAAGTGCAACTTGACGGTACCGTGTCGAATGACGCGATTACAACATCATCACCAG TGCTGATAGAATCTACTGGAAGAGGAAGCAGTGCTACAGCAG gctATGTAATCCTGTTCCTCATATTGTTAGTCATTGTCTGTCTGGTGGTGGTTCTCTATTTCCAGAGGAAGAAGTCCAGG AAGTATTCGTTTGACCTTGCGGGTAACGATCACGACACCCCCCTCACCTGCGTGGAACAAGCCGGAACCTTCGAACCCAACG AGAAAGCCGGAGGTTTTGACTACGTGATAGAGAGCGGTGGTGATGACCACCAGGCTATGGGCCCTGTGGCCAATGGCTCAGCTGGGGAGGCGAGGTCCGCTGGAGAGAACG GAGAGAAGCAGGGTCATGGTGATAGTGATGGAGACAGCTTCGACAACTTCTGTGGCCATGCGATCACGCTGACTCCGACCGTAAAGAGGGTGGGCTTTAGCCTGGACATGAGTGACAGGCAGTCGGACAAATCAGACAACGGGGAGCAGAATGGGAACAACAACAACGTTGCCGTGGGGATGACCCCTGAGCCGCCGGGCCTGACCTTTGACCCTGTAGGTCCAGGTGACGTCTTCACTGAAATCAGCCTGGATATATAG